In Blastocatellia bacterium, the genomic stretch GAAATGGTGGCGGAGGATTTCCACGGCCACCTGACTGGCGACTTCGCCGGCATTTTGTCCGCCGACGCCATCGGCGACGGCAAAGACACAGGCGTCTTCCAGCGCCAGGAAGAAATCTTCGTTCACCGGTCGTCTCGGATTCAGTCCCCGGTCGCAAACGACGCCATAGATGCCGCGTTTGAACGGGCGGGAGGACTCCAGCCGGATGTGATTGCGCTCCCCCATTCAGGCCCTCTGACGCGCTCTCTGCGAGAGCGCCATCAACACGCCGATGAGGGCGAAGGAGGTCACCAGCGACCAGCCTCCATGACTGACAAAGGGCAACGTGATGCCCGTCATCGGCAGAAGCTTGATGACCCCGCCGATGTTCACCAGCGCCTGAAAAACGAGAAAACAGGTCGCGCCGGCGGCGATCAAGCGGGTGAACATGTCGGTGACCGAGAGCGTTATTGTAATGCCCGCCAGCCCGAGGAGCAACAAGGCGCCGACCACGAGGACTCCTCCGATCCATCCCATCTCTTCGGCGATGGCGGCATAGATGAAATCCGATTCGGAGACGGGAACAGTCTCCGGCATTCCCAGACCGAGTCCCGTCCCGATCAGCCCGCCTTCGGTCAGGCCAAAGAGCCCCTGCATGAGCTGCAACGCTTGGTCGCGCCAGAGTTCATCGTTGCTGATTTTCCCCGGACCCGACGGACCGAAACGTTGAGCCAGGACCCGCTGCCACCATTCGGTCTGAGGATCGGGCGCCTGCCAGGTGCTGTGCCACAGATGCCACCGCACGAACACTCGAGGGGGAATCTTCCCCACCGCGTACGCCAGTAACCCAATCGCCAGAGCCAGAATCACTCCGTGCACAATCTGCGCCCGACGGCCGACGGCGATCAGATAGAGGGTGAAGTAAACGGTGAGAAAGACCATCAACTGTCCGAAATCGCTCAGCACGAAGAAGGGCAAAATGGCGAAAGCCGTCACGACCACCAGCGGCAGCACCGATCGTGCCGGGGGAAGATTCCACTGGGTGACCCGGATGACGCTGTAGGTGTCCACCAGAATCCCGGCCAGGCTGATGAGGAAGATGATCTTGCCGACTTCCCAGGGCGTCGTCTCCTCCAGAAGTTTTCCGCTCCGAGCCAGTCCGGCCACGATCAGCAGGGGAATGAACGCCGCGACGGCGAGCGTGACACTGTGTCGCTGCAGCCAGGAAAGGACGGACTCGCGGCGAAGGGCAAGGAAGCTCACGACCAGAGCCAGGACGGCCAGTGGCGGGGCATAGGTGGACGCCGAGGAGAAAAATTCCTGCGCCGTCACCGTCGTGCGCATGAGAGGGGGTGCCGAGACATCCGAGCCGATGCCGGGACTGCTCCCCGTCAGAATATCGCGCTTGGCCTCATCGTAAGCGGCTTCGATGGCCAGTGCCCGCCAGGCGCGAATCTTCGCCTTCCGGTGCGCCGTGACCAGGTCCTGCCTGCCCGCCAGCCGGGCGACATATTCGGGATCGCTGAAGAGCCGATATTGAGCGACCGATCCCACCGCGAAGAGGAGAAATGCGGCTGTGAAGATGGTCAAATTTCCCCGGTAGCGCGCCCCCCTGATGAGAACCACGAAGACGACGGACAGACCCATCAGCACCACGAGATTGCGTGCTACCGGCCAGAGACTCGGAGCATAGCCCCGCGAGAGACTGCTCAGATAGATCGCCCCATAGCCGCAGATCGAAGCGGCAATCACCAGCAGATGGATCAGAAGATGAGCTGACGGCTTATTCATCACTTCCGCTTTCTCGCAGACTGGAAAAGTCCGCGCGAGCTGTGACGCAGGCTTTCGGCCTGCACATTTTCGCAGACTGGAAAGTCTGCGCTACCTGTGTGGCTCCCTCATCCGGCGGATGCGAGCGAGGGAAGAATTTGACCCGGACCGGCGCGATGGACGGGCCAGAGCCTTCACCGGAGTCCCCGTCACGCGAACGATTCCTGCGGCGAGGGCTTCTTTGACGATCTCTGCAGCCATCGGTGCCGCTACCGCTCCGCCGTAGCCTCCGCCCTCAACAACGATGGCGTAGGCGATCTGCGGACGCTCGCTCGGTGCGAACCCGATGAACCAGGAATCCACCCGACGCCCGCCGGGAGTTTCGATTTGAGCTGTTCCCGTCTTGCCACCGGTGAGAATCCCCTGACGACGCAGTGAAGCGAATGCCGAAGCCGCCGTGCCCCCCGGCTGAGTCGTCACCGCCGTGAGCAAGGCTCGCATTCGCGCCGCCGTGGCGGCTGACAGCGGTCGCGCCAGAACGCGCGGCGGCTGAAGAAAATCCAGCCGGGGAGCCATCATCTCTCCTCTCGGATGGGCCACCGCTTGAGCCAGGAGCGCCATCTGCAGGGGCGTCACCTGCACAAAGCCTTGCCCATAGGACTCCAGCGCCACATCATAGGTCCCCATCGTTGAGGAAAGGACCAGCCGACTCACATTCGGGCTGAAGATGCGCTCAAATGAACGATCCCGATTGGTCCAGAGATCGTCGGCGAATTTCGGATCGCGGGCGCTCTCCGGCGCGGGATCAATATGGAAGCCGAAGCGTCGCGCCGTTTCCGCCAGCCGATCGGCTCCCAGCATCACGCCGAGTTGGGCGAAGTACTGATTGCATGAGACGCGCAATGCATCGGCCAGACCGATGCGTCCATGAACTTCACCGGGACCCCCGTCATCGTAGATGGGACGAGAAGATCCGCCCGGACGATAGCCCTCCCGCGAGCAGGTGAAGGTGAGATCTTTCCAGCCATTCTCCAGAGCGGCGACGGCGACCAGCGTCTTGAATGTCGAGCCCGGCAAGTAGTACTGTCGCACGGCGCGATTGATCAGTCGTTGAGCCGGATCGGAGACGAGCTGCTCCCACGCGGTATCATCCTCGACGGCGCGGGGATCGAACGTGGGCATGCTCGCCATGGCCAGGACATCCCCGTCCTCCACCGAGAGGACGACGACGGCTCCCGGTCTGCCCGTCCGCCGAAGCGCCTGTGCTGCCGCCCGTTGAAGTCGGGCATCGAGCGTCAGGATCACATCCTCGCCGACGAGGCGCGTCTTCCAGAGATCGGCCAGACGCCCGCGCCGAGGACGCAGAAGACTGTTGTAGGCCAGTTCCGCTCCTGAACTCCCCCGAACGAGCGTGTGATAGCCGATGATCGAAGCCGCATCCGGCCCCAGCGGATAATAGCGAGCGAGAGAGTCGCCCTCCAATCGGTAGCCCGCCAGCAGGCTCTCCTCTTCGATCCGCATCCGTTCGGCGGCCGACCTCTGCCTTTGCCGTGAGGAGGACTCGCCCAGCTCCTTCTTCCTTCGATCAAAAATCCAGCCGCGCAAGCCGATCTCCTCCAGCCGCCGATTGCGCTGATCATACAGGCGCTTGGATCGCGTGTAGCTTTCGTTCTCACCGAGCGGTCCGCTCACGAAGAAAGCCCAGTATCCGTGAGCGATCAGAACCACGATGCCGCTCACAATGAACACCGCGCGCAATCCGTTGAGCCAGCGCGTCACGGAGGCGGACAGAGGCGAAAGCGTCGTTTTTCCGGGAGCGGTGGGGGAGGTCCCCGTTCCCGGCTGAGGGGGGGGCCTCTCGGTGCGTCGCCGCTCCGCCCAGCACAGAAGTGCCGCCCGCCACACCGCCAGCACCAGAAGGACGAGAAAAACCAGACTCAGATACCGGGCGAGCACTATCATTGGCTGATCCTCAATCCGACGACGATGAGGAAAGGTCCTCGACGACAAGACGCACGGCGCCGAGCCGCACCTCATCCCCGGGCTGGATCCGACAGTGCGTCGTCACCCGTCGCTCGTTGACGAACGTCCCGTTGGCGCTGCCGCAATCGGCAATGATCGGCAACCCATCCGCACCGAGCGACAGGGTGGCATGGAAGCGCGAGAGGCTCTCATGGGCAATCACAATATCGTTGTCGGGGCTCCGACCAACGGTGAACCGCCCTTGAGGATCGAGCGTCTCCAGAGCGACTACAACGGTCTCATCCTCCAGCCGTCGCAAGCGCCATCGCGGCCAGTGACGCGCCTCCTCCTGATGATCTGCCTCGACAACGAACGACGAGGCGAGCTGGACATCAGCCAGAAGACTGACACCGAGCGCCCCCGTGACGGTGTAGCGGTGATCGGCGATGTACTGTTGGGCGATCTCTCGAACGACCGTCTCCAGATTTGCCCGACCGGCCTCATCGAGTCGGGTGTAGAGATCCACCGGGAGCCGAAGGGTGATCCGATTGGGCGCGATCCGACGAATTCCTTGCCGATCTGCTGCCAGCCGATGTTCAATCGCCTTCTGAACGGCGGGGATGAGGGCGGGCAGAGTCACTCCTTCGCTCTCGCGGCCGAGAGCACGATCCAGATACTCTCCCAGCCGATCCAGCCATTTTCGCACCGCTTCTTCCACTGCGCCTCTCCCGCCGCACCCGCTCGACCCATGCGACCGCCTCCGGTCGAGCGCATGGCAGGTCCCATCACGGATTCCCCTGCGGGCTGTGACGGAGACGGATCCCCCTGCTGCGTTTATTCCCCCATGACCTTGATGACGACGCGCTTCCGACGGCGACCGTCGAACTCCGCATAGAAGATCCGCTGCCAGGGACCGAGATCGAGCTTGCCTCCGGTGACGGGAATGATCACCTGATGGTGAATGAGCAAGCACTTCAGATGGGCGTCACCGTTATCCTCTCCCGTCTCGTGATGGCGATAGTCGCGCCCGTAGGGAGCGATCGTCTCCAACATGGCATCGAGGTCCTGGAGAAGGCCGTCCTCGTCGTCGTTGACATACACGCCAGCCGTCGTGTGCATGGCCGAGACGAGGACCATCCCTTCGGTGATGCCGCTGGCACGAACGGCTCGTTCGACATCCGCTGTGATGTTGATGTATTCGCGTCGCTTCCTGGTGTTGAAGACGAGATAGTCTGTATGTGTTTTCATGTCACTCAATATAGCGCAGACTTTCCCGTCTGCGAAAATGCGCCGCCTTAGGACACACTCGGCGATTCCTCGTTGCTACGGAGGGCAATCTGCGGCCTCTCCGGTTTGAGGATGAGAACGGCCAGAGGCGGCAGCGTGAGCGCGAGCGAATAGGGTCGGCCAAAAGCGGGAATCGGATCGGCCGTGACACCACCCGCGTTGCCGAGATTGCTCCCTCCGTAAAAATCGGAATCGCTGTTGAGGAGTTCTCGATAGAATCCCGCCTCGGGAACCCCCACGCGATAGTTCTCGCGGGGAACGGGGGTGAAATTGACGGCGATGACGAGAAAATCCGCCGGATCCTTCGCCCGGCGAAGGAATGTCAGGACGCTCGCCTCCCAATCGTGACAATCAATCCACTCGAACCCCTCGGGCTGAAAATCTCGCTCATAGAGGGCCGGTTGCGACCGGTAGAGGCGATTGAGGTCTCGAACATAGACCTGCAGTTTCCGGTGGAGGTCTTCCTCAAGAAGAT encodes the following:
- a CDS encoding FtsW/RodA/SpoVE family cell cycle protein, which codes for MNKPSAHLLIHLLVIAASICGYGAIYLSSLSRGYAPSLWPVARNLVVLMGLSVVFVVLIRGARYRGNLTIFTAAFLLFAVGSVAQYRLFSDPEYVARLAGRQDLVTAHRKAKIRAWRALAIEAAYDEAKRDILTGSSPGIGSDVSAPPLMRTTVTAQEFFSSASTYAPPLAVLALVVSFLALRRESVLSWLQRHSVTLAVAAFIPLLIVAGLARSGKLLEETTPWEVGKIIFLISLAGILVDTYSVIRVTQWNLPPARSVLPLVVVTAFAILPFFVLSDFGQLMVFLTVYFTLYLIAVGRRAQIVHGVILALAIGLLAYAVGKIPPRVFVRWHLWHSTWQAPDPQTEWWQRVLAQRFGPSGPGKISNDELWRDQALQLMQGLFGLTEGGLIGTGLGLGMPETVPVSESDFIYAAIAEEMGWIGGVLVVGALLLLGLAGITITLSVTDMFTRLIAAGATCFLVFQALVNIGGVIKLLPMTGITLPFVSHGGWSLVTSFALIGVLMALSQRARQRA
- a CDS encoding penicillin-binding transpeptidase domain-containing protein, translating into MIVLARYLSLVFLVLLVLAVWRAALLCWAERRRTERPPPQPGTGTSPTAPGKTTLSPLSASVTRWLNGLRAVFIVSGIVVLIAHGYWAFFVSGPLGENESYTRSKRLYDQRNRRLEEIGLRGWIFDRRKKELGESSSRQRQRSAAERMRIEEESLLAGYRLEGDSLARYYPLGPDAASIIGYHTLVRGSSGAELAYNSLLRPRRGRLADLWKTRLVGEDVILTLDARLQRAAAQALRRTGRPGAVVVLSVEDGDVLAMASMPTFDPRAVEDDTAWEQLVSDPAQRLINRAVRQYYLPGSTFKTLVAVAALENGWKDLTFTCSREGYRPGGSSRPIYDDGGPGEVHGRIGLADALRVSCNQYFAQLGVMLGADRLAETARRFGFHIDPAPESARDPKFADDLWTNRDRSFERIFSPNVSRLVLSSTMGTYDVALESYGQGFVQVTPLQMALLAQAVAHPRGEMMAPRLDFLQPPRVLARPLSAATAARMRALLTAVTTQPGGTAASAFASLRRQGILTGGKTGTAQIETPGGRRVDSWFIGFAPSERPQIAYAIVVEGGGYGGAVAAPMAAEIVKEALAAGIVRVTGTPVKALARPSRRSGSNSSLARIRRMREPHR
- a CDS encoding FHA domain-containing protein, with product MEEAVRKWLDRLGEYLDRALGRESEGVTLPALIPAVQKAIEHRLAADRQGIRRIAPNRITLRLPVDLYTRLDEAGRANLETVVREIAQQYIADHRYTVTGALGVSLLADVQLASSFVVEADHQEEARHWPRWRLRRLEDETVVVALETLDPQGRFTVGRSPDNDIVIAHESLSRFHATLSLGADGLPIIADCGSANGTFVNERRVTTHCRIQPGDEVRLGAVRLVVEDLSSSSSD
- a CDS encoding secondary thiamine-phosphate synthase enzyme YjbQ, with amino-acid sequence MKTHTDYLVFNTRKRREYINITADVERAVRASGITEGMVLVSAMHTTAGVYVNDDEDGLLQDLDAMLETIAPYGRDYRHHETGEDNGDAHLKCLLIHHQVIIPVTGGKLDLGPWQRIFYAEFDGRRRKRVVIKVMGE